From one Dermacentor silvarum isolate Dsil-2018 chromosome 3, BIME_Dsil_1.4, whole genome shotgun sequence genomic stretch:
- the LOC119444842 gene encoding probable ATP-dependent RNA helicase DDX46: protein MLGNSQTAVITFEGKIVPRYVYYYGGETRCYLYRSSRQVCYICFKPGHRADVCPTPDAVVCSNCAEPVIEDGHTCEPRCALCKEAHPTRAKECKKRLRKPRSPRARKQEEPDAEARNAGGRGRTRKRWFSRDSSSTSRSRSRSRSASKTRQAPETKKKQQKKTIAKKEEDSKVSWKAHLFPTSPTAPKNTNTQNDEVNELRQTIQTLRAENAELRQKLNELIDELKALRTGQPNSNPQTDETQSATIGRQEFTTSMVAMNNALANLSNLVSNLQEEARKDRERLVQFTGMKSRTKPYTRPSADHGELP from the coding sequence ATGCTTGGAAACTCCCAAACCGCAGTCATTACCTTCGAGGGCAAGATCGTCCCCCGCTACGTTTACTACTACGGCGGCGAGACACGTTGCTACCTCTATCGGTCATCGCGGCAAGTCTGCTATATATGCTTCAAGCCTGGGCATAGGGCGGATGTTTGCCCGACACCTGACGCCGTTGTCTGCTCGAACTGCGCCGAACCAGTCATCGAGGACGGACACACCTGCGAGCCCAGGTGTGCGCTATGCAAGGAAGCGCACCCCACACGAGCAAAGGAGTGCAAGAAACGCCTCAGGAAACCGAGGAGCCCACGGGCGAGAAAACAAGAGGAACCAGACGCCGAAGCCAGGAACGCCGGCGGACGTGGCCGGACCAGGAAACGCTGGTTCAGTAGAGACTCCAGCTCGACATCCAGGTCCAGATCAAGGTCGAGATCCGCGTCCAAGACCCGGCAGGCTCCGGAAACGAAAAAGAAGCAACAGAAGAAGACCATAGCCAAGAAGGAAGAAGACAGTAAGGTGAGCTGGAAAGCGCATCTTTTCCCAAcctctcccactgctccaaagaACACAAACACGCAGAACGACGAAGTAAATGAGCTTAGGCAAACTATTCAGACTCTCAGGGCAGAAAATGCTGAGCTTAGACAGAAGCTCAACGAGCTCATAGATGAACTTAAGGCACTGAGAACAGGGCAGCCAAACTCAAACCCGCAAACAGACGAAACTCAGTCGGCCACCATAGGGCGGCAGGAATTCACAACTTCCATGGTAGCCATGAACAATGCGCTAGCGAATCTTAGCAACCTCGTTTCTAACCTCCAAGAGGAGGCGCGCAAGGATAGAGAACGCCTAGTACAATTTACGGGCATGAAATCCAGAACTAAACCCTATACTAGGCCATCAGCTGACCATGGCGAGCTGCCGTAA